The Crocosphaera subtropica ATCC 51142 genome includes a window with the following:
- a CDS encoding cytochrome c oxidase subunit I, translating to MTDSQVKTTNIITESYQDLSARNWKRYFSFSTDHKVIGIQYLVTSFIFFLIGGIFAMVIRGELITPEADLVDRTFYNGMFTMHGTIMLFLWTFPSLVGLANYLVPIMIGAKDMAFPRLNAAAFWMVPIVGTLMMASFFVPSGSAQSGWWSYPPVSLQNPTGQLITGQFLWILAVAISGVSSIMGAVNIVTTVVKMRAPGMTFFRMPIFVWAVFSAQIIQLFGLPALTAGAVMLLFDLTVGTSFFDPSQGGNPILFQHFFWFYSHPAVYVIILPIFGIFSEIFPVYSRKPLFGYKIVAISSLLIAAVSGLVWVHHMYASGTPGWMRMLFMLSTMCVSVPTGIKVFAWVATIWGGKLRLNTAMLFAMGALIMFIFAGVTGIMLSAVPVDIHVNNTYFVVGHFHYVLYGTVTMGMYAAIYHWFPKMTGRMYYESWGQVHFWLAFIGTNLNFLPMHPLGLQGMLRRVASYDPEYTFWNVLASLGAFLLGMSTLPFIVNMVSSWIQGPIAPSNPWRAIGLEWLIASPPPVENFEDTPIIVSEPYSYGKSDPLVSNLEGVLGHHE from the coding sequence ATGACAGATAGTCAAGTTAAAACAACAAATATTATTACAGAAAGCTATCAAGACCTATCGGCCAGAAACTGGAAACGATATTTTAGCTTTAGTACGGATCATAAAGTCATTGGTATTCAATACTTAGTGACTTCCTTTATCTTCTTTCTCATCGGTGGTATCTTTGCGATGGTCATTCGGGGCGAACTGATCACCCCTGAAGCGGATCTCGTCGATAGAACCTTCTATAACGGGATGTTCACCATGCACGGTACAATAATGCTGTTTTTGTGGACATTTCCCTCCTTAGTCGGGTTAGCTAATTATTTAGTTCCTATTATGATCGGGGCTAAAGATATGGCTTTTCCTCGTCTCAATGCTGCAGCCTTTTGGATGGTTCCGATAGTAGGAACCCTGATGATGGCCAGCTTTTTCGTCCCCAGTGGTTCGGCCCAGTCGGGGTGGTGGTCTTATCCTCCTGTTAGCTTACAAAACCCTACAGGACAACTGATAACAGGACAGTTTCTCTGGATCTTAGCAGTGGCTATTTCTGGGGTATCTTCTATTATGGGGGCGGTGAATATTGTCACCACCGTGGTTAAAATGCGCGCCCCAGGTATGACGTTTTTTCGGATGCCTATTTTTGTTTGGGCTGTTTTTAGCGCACAAATCATTCAATTATTCGGTCTTCCTGCTTTAACCGCCGGCGCAGTCATGTTATTGTTTGATTTAACGGTGGGAACCAGCTTTTTTGACCCCTCCCAAGGGGGAAACCCTATCTTATTTCAACACTTTTTCTGGTTCTATTCTCACCCTGCGGTTTATGTAATTATTTTGCCCATCTTTGGCATTTTCTCAGAAATCTTCCCAGTTTATTCCCGTAAGCCTCTGTTTGGTTACAAAATTGTTGCGATCTCTTCCTTACTCATTGCAGCCGTCAGTGGGTTAGTTTGGGTTCACCATATGTATGCTAGTGGAACCCCTGGATGGATGAGAATGTTATTTATGTTATCTACCATGTGTGTGTCTGTTCCTACGGGTATTAAGGTGTTTGCTTGGGTAGCGACAATATGGGGAGGTAAGTTACGCCTCAATACTGCCATGTTATTTGCGATGGGTGCGTTGATCATGTTTATTTTTGCCGGGGTAACAGGAATCATGTTATCGGCAGTTCCTGTGGATATTCACGTCAATAACACCTATTTTGTGGTGGGACATTTCCATTATGTGTTATACGGAACGGTGACAATGGGAATGTATGCAGCTATTTATCATTGGTTCCCCAAAATGACTGGACGGATGTACTACGAGAGTTGGGGTCAAGTGCATTTCTGGTTAGCTTTTATTGGGACTAACTTGAACTTTTTACCCATGCACCCTTTAGGTTTACAAGGAATGTTGCGTAGAGTAGCATCTTATGACCCAGAATACACCTTCTGGAACGTTTTAGCCAGTTTAGGGGCATTTTTGTTGGGAATGTCCACCTTACCTTTTATCGTCAATATGGTGAGTTCTTGGATACAAGGTCCCATCGCCCCTAGTAACCCTTGGCGGGCCATTGGTTTAGAATGGCTTATTGCTTCTCCTCCCCCGGTAGAAAACTTTGAAGACACGCCTATCATTGTTTCTGAACCCTACAGTTATGGCAAGTCAGATCCTTTGGTAAGTAACCTGGAAGGGGTGTTAGGCCATCATGAATAG
- a CDS encoding cytochrome c oxidase subunit 3 — protein MFRKTIIMDSSISSQPLHHEHDAEGNSYFAFIVFLCSESIIFLSFFAGYIIYKTTTIDWLPAGVTGLEIKDPLINTVVLISSSFVIYIAEQFLEKHQLWGFRLFLLLTIAMGTYFLVGQAIEWNGLEFGFTSGVFGGMFYLLTGFHGLHVLTGILLQGIMLGRSFFPNNYEQGHFGVIATSLFWHFVDVIWIVLFVLLYLWQ, from the coding sequence ATATTTCGCAAAACAATAATCATGGATAGTTCAATTTCATCACAACCATTACATCACGAACACGACGCAGAAGGTAATAGTTATTTTGCTTTTATCGTCTTTCTTTGTTCAGAAAGTATCATTTTTTTGAGCTTTTTTGCAGGTTATATTATCTACAAAACAACGACCATCGACTGGTTACCTGCTGGTGTCACAGGGTTAGAAATCAAAGACCCCTTGATTAATACAGTGGTGTTAATTTCCAGTAGTTTTGTAATTTATATTGCTGAACAATTCTTAGAAAAGCATCAACTATGGGGTTTTAGATTATTTCTTCTGTTAACAATAGCTATGGGAACCTACTTTTTAGTAGGACAAGCTATTGAATGGAATGGTCTAGAATTTGGCTTTACATCGGGTGTTTTTGGAGGAATGTTTTATCTGTTAACAGGATTTCATGGTTTGCACGTTTTAACGGGAATTTTGTTACAAGGAATTATGTTAGGTCGTTCTTTCTTTCCCAATAATTATGAACAAGGGCATTTTGGAGTAATAGCAACTTCGTTATTTTGGCACTTTGTTGATGTGATTTGGATTGTTTTATTTGTCTTACTTTATCTCTGGCAATAG
- a CDS encoding GMC oxidoreductase, with translation MIIDDQHYDVIIVGTGAGGGTLANKLAPTGKNILILERGDFMPLEEQNRANVDVFKKERYRAAERWYDKDGETFSPQTNYAVGGNTKIYGAALVRMREKDFDAVEHQEGISPEWGLNYQDFEPYYTEAERLYMVHGQTTDDPTEPPRSGEFPLPAVEHEPQIQKIVDAIAKQGLHPTSLPLSLTRSEDDPTGDSEVFGIVPALKHDNVTLKTSAKVVCLLTNSSGEAVRAVEAEIDGQSYLFFGDIIILACGAINSAALLLKSANHKHPNGLANSSDLVGRNFMKHHQTAMVELSVNANSGKFLRSVSVNDFYWGDENFPYPMGHIENTGGLLQDIIFAESPPILSVLAKGMPGFGLKQLAKRSIGWWMYTETLPDPDNRVRVKDGKIYLDFTPNNIEAHDRLIYRWIDVLKAGEKKLGSSVFEKLAIYPRGEVPIQAVANQCGTCRFGEDPQTSVLDLNCRTHDLENLYVVDSSFFPSSSGVPPALTIIANALRVGNHLKEKLR, from the coding sequence ATGATTATTGACGATCAACATTATGATGTAATTATTGTGGGTACTGGTGCAGGAGGTGGCACATTAGCCAATAAGTTAGCACCCACAGGTAAAAACATTTTAATCCTCGAAAGAGGTGATTTTATGCCCTTAGAAGAACAAAATAGGGCAAATGTTGATGTCTTTAAAAAAGAACGGTATCGGGCTGCTGAACGTTGGTATGATAAAGATGGTGAAACCTTTTCTCCTCAGACGAATTATGCTGTAGGAGGTAACACAAAAATCTACGGCGCAGCTTTGGTCAGAATGCGCGAAAAAGATTTCGATGCAGTGGAACATCAAGAAGGTATTTCCCCCGAATGGGGTCTAAACTATCAGGACTTTGAGCCCTATTATACCGAAGCAGAAAGATTATATATGGTTCACGGACAAACCACCGATGATCCCACCGAACCCCCTCGTAGTGGTGAGTTTCCTCTACCTGCAGTTGAACACGAACCCCAGATCCAAAAAATAGTAGATGCGATCGCCAAACAAGGGTTACATCCGACCTCGCTACCCCTCAGTTTAACCCGATCTGAAGATGATCCCACTGGAGACTCAGAAGTATTTGGTATTGTCCCCGCCTTAAAACACGACAATGTGACCCTGAAAACGTCAGCAAAAGTAGTTTGTTTATTAACTAATTCATCAGGAGAAGCCGTAAGAGCAGTAGAAGCCGAAATAGACGGTCAATCTTATCTATTTTTCGGGGATATCATCATTTTAGCCTGTGGTGCGATCAACTCAGCAGCCTTATTATTAAAATCAGCTAATCATAAACACCCCAATGGGTTGGCCAACAGTTCCGATCTCGTTGGCCGTAACTTTATGAAACACCACCAAACCGCAATGGTGGAACTTAGCGTTAACGCCAACTCCGGAAAGTTTCTACGCAGTGTTAGCGTTAATGACTTTTATTGGGGTGACGAAAACTTTCCCTATCCCATGGGTCATATTGAAAATACCGGGGGACTCCTCCAAGACATCATTTTTGCCGAGTCTCCCCCCATTTTATCCGTGTTGGCTAAAGGAATGCCAGGGTTTGGCCTCAAACAGTTAGCCAAGCGGTCTATTGGTTGGTGGATGTACACCGAAACTTTACCCGATCCTGACAATAGAGTTAGGGTCAAAGATGGGAAAATTTATCTTGATTTTACTCCTAATAATATCGAAGCACACGATCGCCTTATTTATCGTTGGATCGATGTCCTCAAAGCAGGAGAGAAAAAGTTAGGAAGTTCGGTGTTTGAAAAATTAGCTATTTATCCCCGTGGAGAAGTCCCCATCCAAGCAGTGGCTAACCAATGCGGAACCTGTCGCTTTGGAGAAGATCCTCAAACTTCTGTCTTGGATCTTAACTGTCGTACCCACGATCTCGAAAATCTTTATGTGGTAGATAGTAGCTTTTTCCCATCTAGTTCTGGTGTACCTCCTGCCTTAACGATTATTGCTAATGCGTTGCGAGTGGGAAATCATCTTAAAGAAAAATTAAGATGA